The genome window TCGGAATCAATCGAGAGGCGTCGCATTGCGGCGTCTTTTTGTTTTCCCTTTACCTCTGCGTAAAAATCTGGACAATGCACGTGTCTAATCGAGATATAACCTCAACCGTAAACCTATGACCCATCAAATCACAGACTTAATTCGTCTTTTTAATGAGACGTTTATGGCTGAATATCAGACGCAGTTAGTCAAAGGAGAAGATGAACCGATTTATCTCCCTGCGGATGAGAACGAGCCGTATCATCGTATTATCTTTGCTCATGGTTTTTATGCCTCTGCATTACATGAAATTTCTCACTGGCTTGTCGCTGGACCTGAACGACGCTTGTTAGAGGACTTTGGTTATTGGTATGAGCCGGACGGGCGAACCGCAGACGTTCAAGCGAAATTTGAAGCCGTCGAGGTGCGTCCTCAAGCCTATGAGTGGATTCTCTCGATGAGTGCTGGCTTTGCTTTCTCCGTCAGTTGTGACAACTTAAATGGTGAGTGTGAGCCTGACAGAGTGCAATTTATGCAGCGTGTGCATCGTGAAGTCTTGAATATTCTTGAGGTTGGTTTGCCACCTCGCGTAGCCGCGTTATCACATGCTTTACGGGTATTTTATCAAACGCCACCACTGCACGCTGAGCAATTTATAGTGAAATAATGAGAACGAGATGATTATTGAATTTGAAGAAAAAATGTTGAATATGATCGACGAGCTTTACGCTACGGCAACCGAGGATGAACTGTTTGCTGGAGGGTACTTGCGTGGCCATATATCTTTGTCTGCGGCCGATTGCGAAGAACAAGGTATCACGGATGTTGAGGTACTTAAACGTCGCATTGAAGCGAGTCTGCATGACACACGTTCTGAGCTAACCCCGAAAGATCAGGCTATCGTTGAACGCGTTTGGCACAACTTATTAGCGCGTACCGCATAAGTAAAGTCTTTCCTTCGTGCTATTTGTGGCGGTTCCTTGTGGGTGACAGGGAGAGTGCTACAGTATAAGGACGAGTTCACCGACATGAGGGTAGAAAATGAAAGTGATTGCTTATGGAGCAAGTACGAGCTCACGATCAATTAATAAAGCACTGGCGACATATGCGGCCAATCAGATTGAAGGGGCTGATGTAACCGTGCTCGATCTCAATGATTATCCTGTGCCCATGTTCAGTGAGGACAAAGAACGGGAAATCGGTCATGCAGAGGGGGCTCAGGCATTTCTGGATGACATTGCCAGTGCAGAGGCGTTAGTGATTTCTTTTGCGGAGCATAATGGGCATTATCCCGCAGCGTATAAGAATTTATTTGATTGGGCGACACGGATTGATAATCAGGTGTTTCGTAATATTCCTGCCATCTACTTGGCGACCTCTCCTGGTCAGGGTGGGGCTCAGTCATCATTATCGGCCGCGGTCACGTCTGCGCCGTTTTTTGCCGGTAACGTAGTGGGGTCATTATCCGTCCCGAGTTTTTATGACAACTTTGATCTGGAGAAAGGGCAAATGATTAACCCTGAACTGGACAAAGAAGTGAAAGCGGTGGTGAACAAACTCAAAGCATAGTAAGCGCACCAAACGTGGTTTGTCTGAGACAAAATAGCCCCGACCGAATGAGGTCGGGGCTATTTTTTGCCGTTGGTGAGGTTGTTACTTATGGCTCGATCTTGAACGACGTACGATCGCTTTGCCTTTCTTCAATTTTCGCACCCACATTCGGCTGGGGTGTAATGTTTCCAGTACGTCGACGGGAAAAGGCATCGGTTGCTGGCACATCTGCGAGGCTAAGGCTTCACCGAGTAACGGAGCCGATGTTAACCCGCGTGCGCCAAGGCCTAAAAAGGCATAGAGGTTAGGGTAGCTGGCAACGGGCTTTACATCCTGCGGCGCCATGGTATGAAGATCGGCATAGTCAGCCATAATGTGAGAAAAACGACCGATATTTCCGACAAACGGTAAGTGATCGCGACTGACACAGCGCACTCCCTGACGTGACCAGTTATCACTGGAGTCCACCGTCTCCGTCCAAGGTTGTGGTACGCAGTGACGCAAGCGCTTCACATTATCAATTTGTGCTTGAGGCTCGAACGTCGTATCCGTTTGATTGCGGTGATAGCTGGCTCCAATGCAATGCGTTTGGGTAACGGGATCCGCGGGAGTCATATATCCGTCGTAGCACAATACCGTTTGCAGTTCCGTTAGCGTGTCATTGGTCGGTACATGACTGACTTGACCTTTTACTTTACCGAGCGGCAGATCTTGTGTTTGTGTGAAATGATCAAATTGATGGCCTGTCGCGATGACCACCGCTTGGTGTGGTCTTGTGGTGCTCCCATCATCGAGATGCCAGTGCTGAGAGTCTTCTTGCCAATCGAGTGACTGTATCGGGCATTGATAATGAACGACGAGGCCGCGTTGTTGTAAATGCTGTAATAAGCCCGTGGTCAACTGCTCTGGGCTAAGCCAGCCACCGAGTGGGTAATGTACCGAGGGCAAGCCAATATGTTGTTTGGTTATCGCATCGGTTTCCTGAGCATTTAAACCATGCACGAGATTAGGGTCGAACTGATCTTGCAGTAAGCGATGTAGCTTTTTCGCCGATTTTTCGTCCCACATTAATTGTGTTACACCACACCAACTATGTGCAAAATCAAAATGCTGCGCTGCTTGATTAAGGAATTGACGAGCAAAGACAAACGCCGGAGCAAATACTCGAGAGACATCATCATGGTTGCCATTGAGTAAGGGATAAAGTGCGCCTTGGCGGTTACCGGACGCCCCACACGCTGGCTTTTCATCTTGGCAATAGAGCGTGACGCTTATACCGCGATGAATGAGTGCATTGGCAAGACAGGCACTGGCAATACCACCGCCAATGATCGCCACATCGTGCAGGTTGTCTGTACCTTGATGCGCGAACCATGGGTGGATATTGGTATAGGGTTTTTTATGGGCTAAATGACCAACAATCATGTCGCGTTTGGTGCCGAAACCTTTGACTTTTTTCATGTCAAAGCCCGCTTCAATCAAGCCGCGCCTCACAAAACCAGCGGCGGTGAAGGTGGCGACGCTGCAGTCTTGCTTCGCAAGTTGCACCATGCCATTGAAGAGGTCTTGGCTCCACATATCTGGGTTTTTACTCGGTGCAAAACCATCGAGAAACCAAGCATCAACCAAGCCGTGTTCTGGTGTGGGTACTGAGGGCAAACAGGTTTTGATATCGCCAAACCAGAGGTCTACAGTGATCAGGCCGTCGGCGAAAATCATGCGATGGCATTC of Vibrio zhugei contains these proteins:
- a CDS encoding elongation factor P hydroxylase gives rise to the protein MTHQITDLIRLFNETFMAEYQTQLVKGEDEPIYLPADENEPYHRIIFAHGFYASALHEISHWLVAGPERRLLEDFGYWYEPDGRTADVQAKFEAVEVRPQAYEWILSMSAGFAFSVSCDNLNGECEPDRVQFMQRVHREVLNILEVGLPPRVAALSHALRVFYQTPPLHAEQFIVK
- a CDS encoding YfcL family protein; protein product: MIIEFEEKMLNMIDELYATATEDELFAGGYLRGHISLSAADCEEQGITDVEVLKRRIEASLHDTRSELTPKDQAIVERVWHNLLARTA
- a CDS encoding NADPH-dependent FMN reductase; amino-acid sequence: MKVIAYGASTSSRSINKALATYAANQIEGADVTVLDLNDYPVPMFSEDKEREIGHAEGAQAFLDDIASAEALVISFAEHNGHYPAAYKNLFDWATRIDNQVFRNIPAIYLATSPGQGGAQSSLSAAVTSAPFFAGNVVGSLSVPSFYDNFDLEKGQMINPELDKEVKAVVNKLKA
- the mnmC gene encoding bifunctional tRNA (5-methylaminomethyl-2-thiouridine)(34)-methyltransferase MnmD/FAD-dependent 5-carboxymethylaminomethyl-2-thiouridine(34) oxidoreductase MnmC, coding for MTMTTSITHAHLDWNESGTPVSDQFDDVYFSNVNGLDETRYVFLTQNQLPTRWEHYQHPRFVVAETGFGTGLNFLALWQWFEAFRQNNPEAPLQSLHFISFEKYPLTKDDLIKAHQAWPELAEYATQLQDQYPLAIPECHRMIFADGLITVDLWFGDIKTCLPSVPTPEHGLVDAWFLDGFAPSKNPDMWSQDLFNGMVQLAKQDCSVATFTAAGFVRRGLIEAGFDMKKVKGFGTKRDMIVGHLAHKKPYTNIHPWFAHQGTDNLHDVAIIGGGIASACLANALIHRGISVTLYCQDEKPACGASGNRQGALYPLLNGNHDDVSRVFAPAFVFARQFLNQAAQHFDFAHSWCGVTQLMWDEKSAKKLHRLLQDQFDPNLVHGLNAQETDAITKQHIGLPSVHYPLGGWLSPEQLTTGLLQHLQQRGLVVHYQCPIQSLDWQEDSQHWHLDDGSTTRPHQAVVIATGHQFDHFTQTQDLPLGKVKGQVSHVPTNDTLTELQTVLCYDGYMTPADPVTQTHCIGASYHRNQTDTTFEPQAQIDNVKRLRHCVPQPWTETVDSSDNWSRQGVRCVSRDHLPFVGNIGRFSHIMADYADLHTMAPQDVKPVASYPNLYAFLGLGARGLTSAPLLGEALASQMCQQPMPFPVDVLETLHPSRMWVRKLKKGKAIVRRSRSSHK